ATAGAAGTTGGACTTAAATATGTGGATGCATGAATATGAATGTGTCTATAATTGAACTTCAATCTAGGTTTGTAAGAACCCTTGTCGTTAGTCTGTATCCTTTTATTAGTGTGGACCGGCAATGTAGTCTGGGCCCTTTAATGAGGTATCAAATCTGGCCACGCGTCATGTTTACTGCATTTTAGATGATCCATCCTGAATTATATGGGATAGATTGTTCTTAGTATATTTCTTATTGGATATGATCATAAAGAAAATCATCCCTACATTTTGATAGTGGCTGCATATTTTTGTTTGTATGAGTGATGAATGTTATTTGAATGGGATCTGAATATGTTCCATTGCTTAGTTATGTGTGTGTTATCTTTTCTCTTGAATTCTCCCACTTCAAATCTGCTGTTAGTGTGAGAGTATTTCCTTAGGAATATATACTCTTCGTTATGTGGTTACTTACTGTCGCATTAATTTTAATGTCGCTGTTGCTGTATTAGAACTTTACACGATACCTGCATTGTAATTAAATTGTGCAACTATACTAAATCAGTTACCGAATAGTGGACTAGAGTAGTCATTTTCAGTCGATTATTGTTAGTTGGCTATAAATCTctatttttacttttatttaGACTTCTATTGATAATTATATCTCTGAAAAGGAATTGCTTTAGACACTTCCACCAaccctctctctctctatatatatatatatatctaccTTTTTCTGCAAGTACCTGATGAGCTCGGGTTTCTCTCGATATTACTCATCTAATTCTCTCAGTTATCTGAATTCTGTGATATTACATTAGGTATCTAACAGCATGAGGGTGAAACTAATCCTGTTGGTCTAAAGGTCACTCTCTATCCTATGGGTTTAAGGCTCATTATTCAGTGTGAGGATATGAGAATTTATCTTTGCTAGTTTCTTTGTTACTTTGATCATTATATCTTCTGGCGGAGTTTGTATCAAGTCAGTTCCGTTCTTGATCTAGATCATAACTGTTATTATTCTGAATGAATGTAATGGATTGGTGTTGGATGTTTTATCGTTTTTTTTTTCATGTGCTTTGTCAATGAGAACACTCTGTCGCTACCCCTTGATACAATATATGTTCTTGTTTATTCACTGTGAAGGCTGCAATTGTGCTTCATCTGTTGTGATATGCAATTCATGTGACATCATCAAAATTATGATGGGTTCATTTACAGTTTTCGTTGGGTGACGTGGTGTCTTTAATTATTTCTGTTTGCAACTCCAAATAAGTTGTGTAATTCACCCATGTCTGATGGTAGTTGTATCTGTTAATGTTCCCTTAGTGGTCAGTTGCTCTGTTTAATATTTAGTCTGCAGTATATTGCAATGTGGTTAGATCGTCTTCAACATGGTTACTATTTGGCATTCTAATTTGGTTAGATAGAGACAGACTTGGTTAATAGTTTTATATGTTCATATTACGAACTATATTAGTTATGAAATGTTCTTATTGTTGTTTGAAATATTTAGTTTCTGAAGGCATAGTTGCTgaactcaaaaatatttttttttctttccatTATTGTGATTCATCCAGTGAGGTTAGTACCTTCTGCAAGTGATAAAATCTCTGAACGATCTTATTGTTGTTTGTAGATTGTAAAGTACTTGCTAATCCGATGAACAGCTTATTCAGAACTTTCATTAGGCTTATTTGTGGCTTATTGGCTTTTACAGATTCTTTTGTTGATATCAATTTTAGCCTTAAGTTTGATTTCTTTTGAGGGACATAACTCTTGGTTTCTTTTATAGATTGATCAATTTTGGATATGGTAATTATTAGAAATTTCCTTCATCATGTCTGTACTTTTTAGATATATGTAGATATGTATAGATGACTTCCAATAAGCGTAGTTTCTATTTCCGGGTCACCTTCTTAGGTACATGCATGTGTTGATCATATAGTGAAAAAGCCATCATAGCTACTTAATGACTGCATGAATTGTTTAAATTATGACGAGATCGTGAGACAGTATAATAGCAATGGGCAGTTACTCTTTACACTGATATGTGAATGCTATTATCTCTCTTTTTTGGTCAAGTGCTGATGCTGCAATGACATCCAGTTTTGGTTGTTCCAGACTTATATGGGAGGACTCTTTGATATCACGATAGGTTTACACCTCATCAACTATATAAACCTTTTTCATACATGATGATTCTTGTGGATAGTAGTTGAGTCTAGTTCCGGGACACAGCTATTTGTATCAAAATGGTTTATTGTTGGACACATAATTAATGTGAATGTGCGCCTATATCTATAGTTCCAGACTTCTTTATCATATCAATTTGTTAATTTTAAGACCAGTACTGTGTTTTGGTTATGAATTTGATCAAATTAATGGATGAAGTAATTCATGAAGTCAACCATCTTCTCATATTTGTTCAATGGTTTAAAGTTGACTGTTTTCATAGGATCGTTTGAAGGTTAAATATTTTCCAATGTGGTTGCAAGGAGTTGTACTTTGCCTATGGGTTATAATTGTTCATGTGATGACAATTAGGTTATGCGGTTATGGAGATACAAGCGGTAGATGGCTAACTCTAGTTGAAAGATGTGGTTCTGCTACTCTATACAACGTTGCATGTTATTTTATAATGCCTTAATGATTTGATTTATGTGACCGTATATTTTTTAGCCATTAGTTTTGGGAAATATAAATTCATGAGATATTGAAGAGCATATTCTGTGGTTTTAGGATGTTGATCTCTAAAGCTCTGTGAGGGGATCCCTAGGCCATTATAAAGACAAGAGTAATTGGTTCTAAAAAAATTAATTCTTGAGATTTTGTAGTATTAGGAGGTTGTTCTCTGAGGATATGTCCTTAGGAGGGATCCCGAGGTCTATAAATCAATGCAAGTTGCCTATGTGAATAGTGTGGAACTAGCTCATATACAGTGATTATAACGTAATACTTGGCATTTTGGCTTCTATTTGTCCTCTTGTTCACTGACGTTTTAGTGACATGTAATGTTTATAATGTTGTGTATCTAACCTTTTTAATAAGTTGATGTCTAATTTATTAACACTGAACTGTTTTGTATATGTGTTTGGTTACATCCTGGTCTCTAGCTAGCCTTTGTTGCAGGGGGTTCAGATTAGCTCATTCATAGAAGCTTAGGTAGGGAGTGGTTAGGTACTGTCCACATGTGGGGTGTTACAAAACTTAAAAAAGTCAGAACAGTACTATGTCAATATGATTATAAATAACTGGCGTATAAGAGGCAGTGTTTAGTAATTATTATTGTTCCATACAGTTATGACTTCTACCTGGATCCAACTAGTAGTTGCTACATATCCTATGTAGTAACTATGTTATTGTAGATGATGCATACCATTCTACACATCCTTGCAAATTTTACCTTAATTTTCTAAATTCGGTGTATGTAATATCACGTGTGCCTTTGTTTCATTCCATCACCCCCACTATGTGGTTAGCTGTAGCTAATGGTATATGGATACCAACTCTTGGCTTCCTGCAGGATGTTGTTTTATAAAATATGCTACTTCAGTCGAAGCGGATAGGGCTATAAGAGCTTTACATAATCAGCACACTTTACCTGGGGTATGTCTCTTTTGCTTCCATGTCTATTTACTTGATTTCAGTCAATATTTAGTTTCCATTTGTTTCAGGGTGTGGGTCCTATCCAAGTTAGATATGCTGATGGGGAGCGAGAACGCCTTGGTAATTTCTGTTACTACTAATTTTTGCTGCAGTTTAATTTTAAATGTAATATGTTGCTCATTTTCTTATCCTTTATGTGCACAAGTCggttataaatatattattaggCGTTTGATGGGAATTTTCTTTCCATTTATTTTTAGTAGATTATTATGAAACTGCTCTAGTTCAGATTATCCCAGGACATCGTCCTATGGAAACATTTTTTAGTTGTAGTTCCTTTTCCTTTTCAATATTAAATTTTTCTAtaaagatttttcaaaaatttcaatGTCATATGCAACTTTAAGCTATTGTTTTTGCCAGAAAAGACTAGCAGAACGAAATGGTCTGTTAGAGGTACGGGGTTGAAAGGTGGAGAAGATGAAATTTGTGATTGGAATTTATAGGATTGGCTTTAATATCTATTTTTTTTTCCCGAGTATAACTTATATTGCATTTTTTTGATGTTGTGTTGTTTGTTAGGTGCAGTTGAGTACAAATTGTTTGTTGGCTCACTGAACAAACAAGCTATAGAAAAGGAAGTTGAAGAGGCAAGTCATAAGTATATGTATTTCATTGAGACGCTTTATGATTTTTGATGCCTTTTTTGTTATTATTATCTTGTATCTCGTAGAACTATGGCTACTTTTCTTTCTTTCGTTAGCTATTTAATTCTACTTCTTGTAATTGAGGAAATTTCGGAGAAAAAAGACAGGTGTAACATGTTGGTGGAATATCAGGAGTTTTGTTCTTTAGTGTCATTATGCATAACTGCATATATTTGTAGTTGGTCCTCCTCCATCGTTGTCTCTTTATAGAGAAAGGAGAATGTAGTTTGTTGCTCCTTGTCATTATAAAGTTCAGCCTCCTGTATCATGTTTCATACGTTCTTTTAAAAAGAAAGTTTTTGCACCCTATTACATCTCTCTTGTATAATACTTAAAGTTAATATAGAAACCAATATACTGATGAAGTTATGTTTCTGTTACAGATATTTTCATCATATGGTAGAGTTGAAGATGTGTATCTCATGCGTGATGAAATGAAGCAGAGTCGTGGTTTGTTCTGTTGCTCTCATTCCTCAATCTTGTATTATGCCACATATTTAGTTACATGGTTCTATACCTGAAACTGGTTGATACTGTATTTTTTGGCCCAATTTGTTTTATATCTTTTCACTCTTTGCATGCGTGTCTGGTTTGCGGGTGTGCAAAAAGCAGAAAAAGGCAAGTgggaaaatgaagattttaataTTTCTCTGATGCAAATATGCAACACAATTTGATGCTCTCAAATTTTCTAGACAAAATATCTGAGCTTACTGTACAATTCTTGTCCAATAcgtttttattttttaaatattataggATTTAGTGAAGTAAAATTTGGAGTTCTGTGAGCTTGTCCACTTCTCTTCTAACATCAGCCTAAACTTTTGTGTATGGGGAATGGAATGTGGTGATTGAGATTATTGGATCCAATATTTGGAATTTATTAATTGACTCTGAGACATCTTGAAGACTCATAATATGAAATACTGGCTGTTTATTTTGGTCCGGTTCTGTTCTCTTAGTTTTCTCTGATTTATTTGACTGGTTATGCTTCTCTGATTTGATTTTTGATATAAATCTTTCGGTTTATAGTTCCAGTTTATGCACATAGTTCATAATTTTTTAATCTCAAATCCTAATATTATTCAAGTTTATTAAAGGATGTGGGTTCGTAAAATATTCAAGTAGAGATTCGGCAATGGCTGCGATAAATTCACTTAGTGGAACTTACGTAATGAGAGTAAGCTTCATTATCTTTTTGTTTGTTTGTCGTGGTCCTATTTTTAAGTAATAACCTGGCTGTCTATGAATCTTAGGGTTGTGATCAGCCACTAACGGTTCGGTTTGCTGATCCCAAAAGGCCAAGGCCAGGGGAATCGAGGTTAGTTTTGTATTTTTAACAATCGTGTTgtgattataattttataaaatgtaTTCGCAGAATGTTATTTAAAGATCTATAAATATATGCTCTGTAGCGAAGCTTACTGGGGCTTATTTGTCAGATACACAATTTGTTTAAGTTTTTTATAGAttcaatattttttaaagaaATTTCTACTATCCTCTACAAAAGTATGTTGAGAGGTACAAACCTTCACTTTTTCAAATGGTGGTTTGGATTACAAGCTAATACGTCAAGATTGTAAATTGGATTTCTTATTCTTTGAGAATATGTAACTAACGCATCATTTGAAAGATTAAAAGTTTTTTGTTCAGTTAAATCCTTTTAAGGCCTATAGAGCTGCAATTGAGCTTCAGTTGGTTGTTAAGATGTTATATCTTTTAAAAGATTGATGAATAACTTATTTTTAAGATCCTAGTTCATTTTCTTTTCAGAAATGCTCCTTTCGGTGGTCCTGGTTTTGGGCCTAGGTTTCAACCACCGGGGATTAGGTAATTCTGGCCTTCTTTGACGCTTTTATCAATTATTATTATCTAATGATTCTTGCTCTCTTCACTGTTTTATACTGATGCTTAATCTGGCAGGCCAATGCCAAACACAGTTGAGACTATTCACAACCAAAATGTACCTAATACCTGGCATCCAATGAGTCCACAGAATCCGGCGCCATCTTCTGATGTTGGGACACATACCCGGTTCCCAGCACCTTCAACACCAGTAAGAAAAAGCTTATGTTATTTATTACATTTTGCTTATAAACATGTTTAATATGttttcttaatattttatctTGATGTTCTTAAAAAATTATTGTATTATGAGGGTAAAAGACTTGGTGGCTAATTATTTCCGCTTTAGAACTATTGGATTGAAACATTGCTTGGGAATTGTGTTAATAGCCAATTCTTTCCAAAATTATTTAGACTGGTACTATTAACACTGTCAAGTAAAGTGATGTCAACGTTTCAGTGTTCTGCAATGCAAGTCAAAAGTTCAAATGTCCCCGTGTTTGGTTTGGTTAGGTTAGGTTGGTATTGGGATACTATCTTTTACATAGGTTGCTCTAGTTGGTTGCTCTTAAAGACACATGAATACTTGATGCTGGCTGCAGTCTATATGTTAGGGTGTACAGCGTTTATTCTAACACCAGTATCTGCTTCTACAATGCTGCCATAATTGATCAAGCAGAAAGGCATTGATGTCCTCTGTCTAGAAAAGTGTAGATAATCTTTAATTAGTTACCCGTTACTCCATAAGAATTGTTTTGGACTTCCTATTTGATTTACATTTTACATATTGAGTGAATAATGACACTTTTTGGTCTCTGGTAAAATAGGAGTAATTACTATAGAGCATGTTTTGAATTTTAATCAGTGAGGATTAGTAATGGTAGAAGTTGAATAGATGTTTGGCAGTACTTTTTAGGTAGTTTATAAATTGTGGTATTTAAACACTTCGTGGTGAGTTTAATTTTGAGTATATCCTAATTTGTGTCTCGATACTTTTGCCTGCAAATCTGTAGTCGGTGTCATCTACCAATTTCCATATTTAACTTGGATTCTGCTGTAACTGTAACCAAATAATTTTCGAGCTTTGGACCAATATGTTGTTAAGGGTGGGTTATAGAATAATCTGTTAGATTTTGGCTTTTGACTTGAATATAAAGTATTGATATCTGAGTCTTTTATgctatgttactcggactcttcATTTTACCTCCGAGTACCCGTGTCGGACACTCGACACTTGGACATGGACACTCGGACTCGGACACTTATTTTAAGCcaaaaacatgtatatttttcaaaatgttGCCGAGTCCGATACCTGGACACTGTCCATGTCGGACACTTCTAGccgagtccgagtaacatagcTTTTATGTCGTAGGCTTGTAGCCAACTAAACAACAATAGTTGTGATTCTGCTGACTTGCCTACACAACATAACCATTATCAATGTTTTGTAAACAATTTAGGGTGGTTCTTCCACTGGAGGCTATAATGGCTCTGCAGACGGTCCTCCTTCTGTGTTCCCAGCTTCTTCGTCGTCGACACTGCCACAGGTATGTTTTCACTTAAATCCTGCCTTCCTTGTTCTCTTGCTTCATAAAGTACCCATGAAATCCCCCCCCTCCCCCACCCTCCCGTGCTACTATTTAATCTTTGAAATCTTTACAGAATTATAACCAGTCAAAGCCGCAAGTCCCATCTTTTAGCCAGCAAATATCACCTCTACAACAACAGCCATATCAGTCATCACAGCAGTACCCATCTCCTATGCAGTCACAATTATCAGCATCTTACTCTCAGAATCAAACCTCTGCTGCACAACCTACACAATCGATTCCACTACGACCACAAACTCCGTATAGTCAGACATTTTCATCTCAAAAGCTGCCTGGTGTAAATGGACAGCTACCTGTTTCACAATCTCAAAACCAGCAGAGTCTCTCACCTGCTGCAGCACAAATGCCGTCAAATACTAATGTACCACCATATCCTCCCTCCGGTATGGCAAATCAACAGCAGTTGAATCCTCAGCAGCAATTTCCTCAACCTCTACACCAGCCAACTTCTCAGTTAACAGCACAGATGCTGTCACAGCAGACACAAGCTCTGCAGGCAAGGCTTCAATCATCACAACAAGCATTCTCGCAGATCCAGCAGCAACTGCAGATGATGCAACCATCAAATCAGAATTCTGCGACGCAGCAAGGTCCAAACGCTACTTCTCAGCAGGTACTGTACACGGATTAAGTTTGTAGCAACTGGATGACAATCTAttttatattttcaaactaaTGATATAGTTGCAAATTTAATAGTTTTCTGGAAGTTCTCCCCTAAGGACTCTTATGTCCACTCTATTTCATTTCAAGTTACCATTAAATTGAACTTCACTTCTGTTTGTTTCATTTCTAAATCTTTATATGAGTAGCGCATGTAGTTGCTTTCTGTATACTTCCTGCTGAAAACTATTCTTCTGCAGTCGTGGGCTGGAATGACTCCACAGACAAGTGCCAGTGGTAAGGTTATACCTCCAGTTACAGATGGACCTGCTGCGACTGCAGCTTTAGTTATTCCTGAAATTACACATGGAGTGGTTCCTTTGAAATGCAACTGGACAGAGCATACCTCTCCTGAAGGATTTAAATACTACTACAATAGTACTACTGGTGAAAGCAAAGTAAAGTTTTTTGCCATTTGAAAAAGTTCTGATTTGGGTACTTTTCCTGCTGTATAAGTTAATAATTTTGTAAATTAAACATTGAATGTTGACATGACATTGCAGTGGGAGAAGCCAGAGGAGCTGTCATCGTTTGAAAAACAGCAGTCACAACTACTACAGAAATCTTCAGTTCAACAGCCTCAAAGTCAGTTTCAACCCCAAGGCTTGTCTATGCAGCAAGTTCCTGCAAATCCTCAAAGTCAAATCCAGTCACAACTTCAACCCCAGCTCCGCTACCCACAACAGTTCCAACAACCCTCTCAATCTTCATCAGTGAGTTCTTTAaaacaaaatattattttagatatATGCTCTTGAAAAGTATCTCACTTACCCATTTATTTTGAAATATTCAGTATCAGGCTCCTGGATATGCAGGTCACCAAGGTACTCAGGTATGTCACTGTTTTATATTTTTGTAACCCAAGTTATATGCAGAACTGGTAAAAACTGTTTGCAGTAACAGACAAGAAAATGATGCCATGTTAAAATCTTTTTC
This genomic interval from Apium graveolens cultivar Ventura chromosome 8, ASM990537v1, whole genome shotgun sequence contains the following:
- the LOC141677875 gene encoding flowering time control protein FCA isoform X2, with protein sequence MDRHRGAAADRYGDSRPYRNSRAPLPPPPPRGDDAYPIKNHHNNKDYTSPTASYYNSGFSSGGRDRGDLNSPPRYSSSGGGGRGPGFRGGGGRGGRSNFDKQGPNSGGGRDNFDQRGPISGGGRGGTSNFDQQGPGGRGGRSNFDQQGPNTGGGRGGVSNFDQQGPRERGGMGTFDQQGAGGRGGGNNFEGNYDQPGPEGRGGVGNFDQRSPRGHGGVSNFDQQSPITSGGRGGVGNFDQRGRGSIGSFDQQGPISGGGRGGGRGGAVSFDQHGGAVSFDQQGRNAGEGRGRMGNFDQRGPVSGGRGGIVNFDERGMTNGGRGGVVNYDKQGPFSAGPGSMGNIDQQGPISGGGRGGMVNFDQQGPIAVGGHSGMDNFDQQGPISGGHGRMGNFDQQSPISGGRGGSTGNFDQQGPITGQKRGYPFSAPEVSPDNHDGGAFTKLFVGSVPRTATEEEIRPLFDQHGRVLEVALIKDKKTGQQQGCCFIKYATSVEADRAIRALHNQHTLPGGVGPIQVRYADGERERLVEYKLFVGSLNKQAIEKEVEEIFSSYGRVEDVYLMRDEMKQSRGCGFVKYSSRDSAMAAINSLSGTYVMRGCDQPLTVRFADPKRPRPGESRNAPFGGPGFGPRFQPPGIRPMPNTVETIHNQNVPNTWHPMSPQNPAPSSDVGTHTRFPAPSTPGGSSTGGYNGSADGPPSVFPASSSSTLPQNYNQSKPQVPSFSQQISPLQQQPYQSSQQYPSPMQSQLSASYSQNQTSAAQPTQSIPLRPQTPYSQTFSSQKLPGVNGQLPVSQSQNQQSLSPAAAQMPSNTNVPPYPPSGMANQQQLNPQQQFPQPLHQPTSQLTAQMLSQQTQALQARLQSSQQAFSQIQQQLQMMQPSNQNSATQQGPNATSQQSWAGMTPQTSASGKVIPPVTDGPAATAALVIPEITHGVVPLKCNWTEHTSPEGFKYYYNSTTGESKWEKPEELSSFEKQQSQLLQKSSVQQPQSQFQPQGLSMQQVPANPQSQIQSQLQPQLRYPQQFQQPSQSSSYQAPGYAGHQGTQDPAYKQSPAVAGSVNDSSRFQQGLQGAQEWMWKNKPTGA
- the LOC141677875 gene encoding flowering time control protein FCA isoform X1; this translates as MDRHRGAAADRYGDSRPYRNSRAPLPPPPPRGDDAYPIKNHHNNKDYTSPTASYYNSGFSSGGRDRGDLNSPPRYSSSGGGGRGPGFRGGGGRGGRSNFDKQGPNSGGGRDNFDQRGPISGGGRGGTSNFDQQGPGGRGGRSNFDQQGPNTGGGRGGVSNFDQQGPRERGGMGTFDQQGAGGRGGGNNFEGNYDQPGPEGRGGVGNFDQRSPRGHGGVSNFDQQSPITSGGRGGVGNFDQRGRGSIGSFDQQGPISGGGRGGGRGGAVSFDQHGGAVSFDQQGRNAGEGRGRMGNFDQRGPVSGGRGGIVNFDERGMTNGGRGGVVNYDKQGPFSAGPGSMGNIDQQGPISGGGRGGMVNFDQQGPIAVGGHSGMDNFDQQGPISGGHGRMGNFDQQSPISGGRGGSTGNFDQQGPITGQKRGYPFSAPEVSPDNHDGGAFTKLFVGSVPRTATEEEIRPLFDQHGRVLEVALIKDKKTGQQQGCCFIKYATSVEADRAIRALHNQHTLPGGVGPIQVRYADGERERLGAVEYKLFVGSLNKQAIEKEVEEIFSSYGRVEDVYLMRDEMKQSRGCGFVKYSSRDSAMAAINSLSGTYVMRGCDQPLTVRFADPKRPRPGESRNAPFGGPGFGPRFQPPGIRPMPNTVETIHNQNVPNTWHPMSPQNPAPSSDVGTHTRFPAPSTPGGSSTGGYNGSADGPPSVFPASSSSTLPQNYNQSKPQVPSFSQQISPLQQQPYQSSQQYPSPMQSQLSASYSQNQTSAAQPTQSIPLRPQTPYSQTFSSQKLPGVNGQLPVSQSQNQQSLSPAAAQMPSNTNVPPYPPSGMANQQQLNPQQQFPQPLHQPTSQLTAQMLSQQTQALQARLQSSQQAFSQIQQQLQMMQPSNQNSATQQGPNATSQQSWAGMTPQTSASGKVIPPVTDGPAATAALVIPEITHGVVPLKCNWTEHTSPEGFKYYYNSTTGESKWEKPEELSSFEKQQSQLLQKSSVQQPQSQFQPQGLSMQQVPANPQSQIQSQLQPQLRYPQQFQQPSQSSSYQAPGYAGHQGTQDPAYKQSPAVAGSVNDSSRFQQGLQGAQEWMWKNKPTGA